A genomic segment from Anabas testudineus chromosome 6, fAnaTes1.2, whole genome shotgun sequence encodes:
- the zgc:110789 gene encoding xan_ur_permease domain-containing protein, protein MTPKKQSNGRDNYAFALEGRFCGLPDSKDREVDSSMGEDGNKLAYCVTDVPPWYLCILLGIQHCLTAFGGIIAIPLILSQGLCLQHDGLTQSHLISTIFFVSGLCTLLQVTFGIRLPILQGGTFTLLAPSMAMLSMPEWTCPSWTQNASLVNVSSTEFTEVWQSRMRALQGSIMVGSLFQVFVGFSGLIGLFMRFIGPLTIAPTISLIGLSLFDSAGDSAGNHWGISAMTTALIILFSQYLRHISLPFPTYSKEKKLHTSRVYMFQILPVLLGITLSWLICFILTTYNVLPTEPAQYGYLARTDLKGDVIGQAPWFSFPYPGQWGMPTVSLAGVVGILAGVISSMIESVGDYHACARLSGAPPPPKHAINRGIGIEGLGCLLAGAWGTGNGTTSYSENVGALGITKVGSRMVIVASGVLMVVMGVFGKAGAIFTTIPSPVIGGMFMVMFGVISAAGVSNLQYADMNSARNIFIFGFSMFSGLVIPNWILKNPTAIATGLVELDQVLQVLLTTSMFVGGFFGFILDNTIPGSKHERGILAWNKAHEDDSSNTLESGDVYNLPFGISSYLSSSSWLRYIPFCPPGVPSSLDGCRADTNSLEPKQPLGHPEPAQIIIGVAL, encoded by the exons ATGACTCCAAAAAAGCAAAGTAATGGTCGGGACAACTACGCATTTGCA CTTGAAGGACGTTTCTGTGGTCTGCCTGACTCAAAAGACAGAGAAGTGGACTCCTCTATGGGTGAAGACGGCAACAAGTTGGCATATTGTGTAACAGATGTACCTCCTTGGTACCTGTGCATCCTTTTAGGCATCCAG CACTGTTTGACTGCATTTGGAGGGATCATCGCCATCCCGTTAATCTTGTCACAGGGGCTGTGCCTGCAGCATGACGGCCTCACGCAGAGCCACCTCATCAGTACCATCTTCTTCGTCTCTGGTCTCTGTACTCTGCTGCAGGTTACATTTGGCATTAG GTTGCCCATTCTCCAGGGTGGCACCTTCACATTGTTGGCTCCCTCCATGGCAATGCTGTCCATGCCAGAGTGGACATGCCCCTCTTGGACTCAAAATGCAAGCTTAGTCAACGTTTCCTCCACAGAGTTCACAGAGGTGTGGCAGAGTCGAATGAGAGCA CTCCAGGGTTCCATCATGGTGGGCTCACTTTTCCAGGTGTTTGTTGGCTTCTCCGGCCTTATCGGCCTCTTCATGCGCTTCATTGGACCTCTCACCATTGCTCCCACCATCTCTCTCATCGGACTGTCCCTGTTTGACTCAGCCGGCGACAGCGCTGGGAATCACTGGGGCATCTCTGCCAT GACTACAGCACTGATCATCCTTTTCTCACAGTACCTGCGTCACATATCTTTGCCCTTTCCTACATACAGCAAGGAGAAAAAGCTGCACACCTCCCGCGTCTACATGTTTCAGATTCTCCCT GTTCTGCTAGGAATCACTTTGTCTTGGCTAATCTGCTTCATTTTGACAACCTACAATGTACTTCCTACTGAACCAGCCCAGTATGGTTACCTGGCCCGAACTGATCTGAAGGGAGATGTTATCGGTCAGGCTCCCTGGTTCAGTTTCCCATATCCAG GTCAGTGGGGGATGCCAACTGTAAGCCTGGCGGGGGTGGTGGGCATCCTTGCTGGTGTGATTTCCTCCATGATAGAATCTGTTGGAGACTACCATGCATGTGCCAGACTCTCTGGGGCTCCACCTCCCCCTAAACATGCCATCAACAGGGGGATTGGTATTGAGGGACTGGGCTGTTTACTGGCTGGAGCCTGGGGTACAGGAAATGGTACCACCTCATACAGTGAGAATGTTGGAGCTCTGGGTATTACAAAG GTTGGCAGTCGCATGGTGATCGTAGCCAGTGGAGTATTGATGGTTGTCATGGGCGTATTTGGGAAAGCAGGCGCTATATTCACCACTATCCCATCACCTGTGATAGGAGGGATGTTCATGGTTATGTTTGGTGTCATTTCAGCTGCAGGAGTTTCTAATCTGCAG tatGCAGACATGAATTCAGCCCGAAACATCTTCATTTTTGGCTTCTCCATGTTCTCTGGTCTTGTCATTCCTAACTGGATATTAAAGAACCCAACAGCTATTGCTACAG GTTTGGTAGAACTTGATCAGGTGCTACAGGTACTTCTTACAACCAGCATGTTTGTGGGAGGTTTCTTTGGCTTCATTCTGGACAACACCATTCCAg GATCAAAGCATGAACGAGGCATCCTGGCGTGGAACAAAGCTCACGAGGACGATTCCAGCAACACACTGGAGAGTGGAGACGTCTACAACCTTCCCTTTGGCATCAGCTCttatttatcttcttcttcctggCTTCGGTACATACCCTTCTGCCCTCCTGGTGTGCCCAGCTCTCTTGATGGATGTCGAGCAGATACTAATTCCCTGGAACCTAAGCAGCCACTGGGGCATCCAGAGCCTGCACAGATCATTATCGGAGTGGCTCTGTGA